Genomic segment of uncultured Desulfobacter sp.:
CTGGGCCGATTACCATGATCATATTCTTGAGATCATTAAACGTGCAGAGTCGATATTGACCTATAACTCTGATTTTGACTTTAGGTTAATGCGGCAAACAGCAGAGGCGTTTGATCGTGTCTGGCCGCAACTTATCCCACCATGCAGGGATTTGAGAGCAGCATATGCTGACATCGCTCAGATTGAATTCAACGAATATTACGGTACCTGGAAATGGCAAAAATTGGAAGTGGCCTGTCAGCAGCAGGGTATTGATGTGTCTGACCTCAAAACGCACAATGCGCTTGATGACTGTAGGGCAACACAACGCCTATATAAAAAATTGCAAGGTGCTTTTGACGCATATTGGAAACCTTTTGTTAAACCTAAGTCCACTAAGTACGAAGAATTTAAAGAAAATATAGAAGAAATATCACAGCTGTTCTCTCAAGGCCTATCCATAAGTCATATTCATCAAAAACTTAGTCAGGACGGTAAAATAAATTTGTCGTACACGCATTTTACCAAGTTTTTTAAAGACTATACAGAAACTTATGTGTCTTTAGCCGAGTTGCCAGCGCCCAGGCTTACGCCGAAAACCGGGCCTAAATCAACCCAAGACCGAGAAATTGAGTTCCACGCCAACAAGCATGAAATTCTTGTGCTTTTAAACAAGGGATACTCCAAGGCCCGAATTCATAGAATGCTTAAAAAGCAAGGTAAATGGAGTACCAGCTATGCCAATTTCACAGAAATCTGCCGCCAGTATAACGTCAGAAAACACCATAAACTCGATATAAATAAGGCTTTAAAATGAATTTAAAACCGACATGTAAAAGCCAATATTTGGCAGTCCACAGTGAAGCCAGGCAGTTGCTGGACCAGGGTTACACGAAAAAAACAGTTTTTGATTATTTTGTGGCTCAGGAAAAAATCACAATGTCATACAAAGCCTGGGTGAAAATAGTTGATAACTACGACCAGAAATCCCCTTTCTCTCGAAAAAAGAAGACTTCAACAGCCCGAAAAACTATAGGGCAGAGCTTGGATTTAAAAAAAGGAAAGTTCAGCCATTCAAACGATCCGTATCCAATTGAAAAAACAACGGACTCTATTGTGGAAGAAAATGAGAAACCGTTTAACCTTATTAAAAAAGGTGGATAACTGTTTGTTATTACTGTTTGATTTTAACGCCCTTAAATTTTAGGACGTTAAAGATGTTGATGCACAAGGCGAGGAGAAAAAGTGTTTCAGGTTCCTCAATTTTGAGGAGTCCTAAGACAGGGCATTAATTTTTTTTGGAGTTCAACAATGGGCATGGAAATACAAGAACAAAAAATAAATATTACCACCACAGACGGGAAGCTGACAGTCTCCTCAGTGATGGTAGCAGATCATTTTGGCAAAGATCATAAGGATGTCCTGCGTAAAATCCGTCAGACTATGTCTGAATTGCCTGAAAATACAGATTATTTTAACGAGCGCAATTTTGCGCCCGTTGAATATAGTGATAGTAAAGGTCAAATGCGTCCCGCCTACGACCTTACCCGTGACGGTTTTGTTCTGCTCGTCATGGGATTTACCGGTAAGAAAGCAATGGCTTGGAAGGTTAAGTATATTGAGGCATTCAACGCCATGGAAAATGCTCAAAAAGACAAATTATATCTAAAAGCCGCGTTACAAATACCTATAGACAGCGATCTGACAATCTTATTGCCCACCGGAGAGTTCGGTATTTCAAGCTTAAAATTGGCACAAGAAATTGATCAACCCCACAATGCCCTTGCAACAAAAATCCATTATCTCGATATTCCCGCTGCATTCAAGGCAGAGAATTTTATTCAAATGAGCCATGTAGCAGATCACGGCCCAAGAGAGGATGGTTACGGGATCACCTTGGCCGGCCTAGGCATGATGGGGCAAATTCTGCGCAGTCAGGCCGCCAGGGCCGCACAGTTAAAAGCATATGAGCAGTTAAAGGCTGTCAATTCCAAAAGAATCCAGGTGGAGACTATCCAACTGCAGCCGGTTCCTGATGCGATCCCTCGGTTTCAGCGGGCTAATGTTTCAGAAAAAAAGATGCTTGCCCTCAAAGGTTTAATTTCCATCTGGGCATGGATTGAAAATACCACTGCTGAAAAACTCGAGGCTGAGCTATGTGCCTACATGCAGATAGCAAATCTGAAAGGCATTACAACTTCAAGTTATGAAAATGCCATGGAATACATCTGGTCAGGCATGAACATGCTGCAGAATGATTTTATAAACCTCTGTACTGAGGAAGAACTACAGCCTTTGAGGGGCCTGTTTGATTTCATGGCCTATTACGATGACAGAATAAATTATGAATCTTTGTTTAATAATTTCAAAAAAACTCACCAGTTTGAAGATTTCACCAAAGTTTCCAAAAAGGATTTTCAAAAAATCATAATGTTAGCCTGGGGCACCATGTATGCCATGTGCCTGGGTGATAAATCCGGATGCTGCAAAGCAAGCTGCATCCATAACCAATTAAAAGGATAAAAAAATGGCAGCCATAAATATGATCCTGCAAGGTAAAGGCGGGGTTGGGAAAAGTTTTACAGCCAGTCTGTTAAGTCAGTATTTGCTGGACAGAGATCAGTTGGTGGGGTGTTTTGATGCAGATCCGGTTAATGCCACCCTGACAGCTTATGCATCATTAAAAGCAACAAAAATTGAGATCATGGAAGGAGATTCCATCAACAGTCGGTTGTTCGACACTATGATAGAAAAATTGATCCAGTTGCCGGATAAAGCTTTCGCTGTCATTGACAGCGGTGCCAGTACATTTGTTCCCCTGGCTGCTTACATGTCGGAAAACAATGTTGCCGATTTTCTGAAAGACAGCGGCCACAACCTTACGCTGCACACCTTGATCACCGGCGGCCAGGCCGAGGGGGATACCATCCAAGGCCTTGCCTCTCTGATGAACGGTTTTCCGGACACCCCCATAACAATATGGGTAAACCCTTTCTTCGGCCAAATTGATTTTGACAACCACAAACTGGCAAAAGCCAATTGGGACCAGGGCGGCACCACTATTGTTTTGCCCACGTATAAAAAAGAGACCTTTGGCTATGATCTGGAACTGATGCTGAAATCCCGCCTGACATTTGCCCAGGCAATCAATTCCGGCAAATTCAACATCATGGCCAAACAGCGGCTTAAAATCGCCAGGGATGAAATCTGGAACATCCTGGATGAATCCGGTCTGATCATTGAGGCCCAGGAACAGCAGGAATGAAAAATAGAATCCAGGCGGAAATAGCCAAAAGGCACCAAATGACAGTGAGCGACAATGATCCGGTCTGGATCGTTGCCACTGTGTGTGAACTTATGGCCGAAGAATACTCACAAAAACTTTCTGACCAGCAAGATCTTCTTGCAGAAAAATTCAAAGAAAGAATCAAGGAGGTGAACAAAAAAACAAACACGATGAATATAGTGATTGCCGTGCTTTTCGGCATCATTATCGGTCTGTCGATTCAATTGATTATTTGAAGAGGAGTTTTAGAAATGAAAAAGTATTTACCCTTACTTATACCAACCTTTCTTTTTATTGGTGTTATTACATTTGTTGATTCTGTTTTCGCATCAACCATTTCAGAATTTGAAACACCGGCAGAAACCTTGATGGAAACCTTACGCGGGCCATGGGCCAAGTCCGTTGCAATACTGATGATCCTGGCGGCCGCTTTTGTGATGTGGTTTAAGAAAGACGATCTGGACGGCATGACAAAGGGGTTCCTGGTGGTGGTCTGTATCATCTCGGTGCTGGCCTTAGCCGAACCGATCATTGATACGCTGTTCACATTCGGCACCGGAGCATTAATCTAATGAGACGGATCGCAATACATCGTTCTCTGCATCGTGCAGACCTGATCATGGGCATAGAAAGGGATTTGCTTTTCCCGATAGGTATTGCCGCCGGCGTGCTGATTGTATCCAGCGGCAACCGCCCATGGCAGATACTGATCGGTCTGATAATTCTGTCGGTCGGATTTACCCTGGCCAGGAAAGCAAATAAAAAAGAGCCGATCCTTTCAAAGGTCTTCCGTCAGCATGTGCGGCATAAAAAATTTTATCCGGCCAAAGACAGCCCACAGTTACCCCATAAATCCATCCATTACGATGCCATGGGCAGAAAAGAAAAAGGACTGCAAAGCCTTTTGCAGTATGCCGTGATGGCGGATAACGGGATTATCCTTTGTAAAAACGGTTCGTTCCTGGTGGGCTATGAAATAACAACCCGGGACACGGACAGCTCAACTGATACTGAATTAGAAAACTTTTCAACTTCAATCTCCGCATCTTTGAAAAATTTAGGCGATGGCTTCACCCTGCACTTTGACTGCATCCGGAGCCCGGAAGATTATTATCCTGATAAAAATGAAAATCATTTTCCTGACAAAATCACCAGGGCCATTGATGATGAACGGCGGATCTATTTTAAGAAAGGAAAACATTTTCGCACAACTCATTATCTTTTTATCACCTGGAAGCCGGATATATCCGCGCAAAAAATGGATTCCTTTTTATATACAGAAGAAAAGGATGAACACCAGAGAAAAAAAGGTGATGATCCCGGTGTTAAGGCATTAAAAACCTTTCAAAATAATCTGGTTGAAATCGAGGATAGGCTCTCGTTATCTTTTCGGCTTCAAAAACTCAAGGATACATTCTCCCAGAATGGCATATATTCAGAACTTTTGGAAATTATCAACTTTATTGTCACGGGGGAACGCCACAAAATAAAATTGCCGAAAATCCCTATGTATCTTGATTATCTTTTATCTTCCCAAGATGTCACAGGCGGCATAGTCCCGAAAATCGCGGATAAATATATAAGTGTCGTTGCCATTGATGGTTTTCCTGCAGAATCCTACCCAATGATGCTGTCCGGGTTAGACAGTTTGTCCATACCGTACCGGTTTAACACCCGTTATATCTGTATGGATCAATGGACAGCCTTGCAGCAGATAGAAAATTACCGGAAGGGCTGGTCTCAAAAAATTATTGGTTTCTTTGACAAGCTTTTGAATAACGCCAAAGCAAAACCAAATAAAGATGCTGCCTTGATGGCCGAAGATGCGGAGGAAGCCTACTTAATTAATCAATCCGGATTTGTGGGGTTTGGTTATTTTTCCGGAAACATCATTCTGTTAAATGAAGATAAAGAGTTGCTTCAGACGCAAACCAGGGATATCCGGAAAGTGGTTTTGTCCCAAGGCTTTGCTGCCCGGGTAGAAACCCTTAACGCCCTGGAAGGCTGGCTTGGAACCCATCCGGCTAATAATTATTCCAACCTGCGCCGTATCATTTTACACAGCCTGAATCTTGCCGACATTTTACCATTGTCAACAATTTATGCCGGATCTGCCGCAGCCCCATGCCCCTTCTATACGCCTGGCTCTCCGCCGCTTATGTATGCCGCTACAGACGGCGCAACCCCTTTCCGGTTGAATCTGCACATAGGGGATTTAGGCCATACCCTGATTTTTGGCCCTACCGGGGCGGGTAAATCTGTTTTGTTGGCTATGATCGCAGCTCAGTTCCGGCGTTATAAGGATGCGTGCATTTTTGCATTTGATAAAGGTTTGTCAATGTTTCCCCTGGTCTCTGCATCAGGCGGCACCCATTATCATATTGCCGGTGACGACTGTCGGCTTGCTTTTTGCCCTCTAAAATATATTGATACGGATGCTGAACAAGCCTGGGCAGAGGATTGGATAACCACCCTGGCCAAGTTGCAAAAAGTTGATATCAAGCCTGAGCACCGAACCGCCATACATGATGCTGTCACGCAGATTA
This window contains:
- a CDS encoding 3'-5' exonuclease, yielding MKLILSTENTGTESQDQVIELAIIDADTAQTLFNQRFKPSVFIKEQAVAVHGITLGALAHIKTWADYHDHILEIIKRAESILTYNSDFDFRLMRQTAEAFDRVWPQLIPPCRDLRAAYADIAQIEFNEYYGTWKWQKLEVACQQQGIDVSDLKTHNALDDCRATQRLYKKLQGAFDAYWKPFVKPKSTKYEEFKENIEEISQLFSQGLSISHIHQKLSQDGKINLSYTHFTKFFKDYTETYVSLAELPAPRLTPKTGPKSTQDREIEFHANKHEILVLLNKGYSKARIHRMLKKQGKWSTSYANFTEICRQYNVRKHHKLDINKALK
- a CDS encoding TraK family protein; protein product: MNLKPTCKSQYLAVHSEARQLLDQGYTKKTVFDYFVAQEKITMSYKAWVKIVDNYDQKSPFSRKKKTSTARKTIGQSLDLKKGKFSHSNDPYPIEKTTDSIVEENEKPFNLIKKGG
- a CDS encoding Rha family transcriptional regulator, with translation MEIQEQKINITTTDGKLTVSSVMVADHFGKDHKDVLRKIRQTMSELPENTDYFNERNFAPVEYSDSKGQMRPAYDLTRDGFVLLVMGFTGKKAMAWKVKYIEAFNAMENAQKDKLYLKAALQIPIDSDLTILLPTGEFGISSLKLAQEIDQPHNALATKIHYLDIPAAFKAENFIQMSHVADHGPREDGYGITLAGLGMMGQILRSQAARAAQLKAYEQLKAVNSKRIQVETIQLQPVPDAIPRFQRANVSEKKMLALKGLISIWAWIENTTAEKLEAELCAYMQIANLKGITTSSYENAMEYIWSGMNMLQNDFINLCTEEELQPLRGLFDFMAYYDDRINYESLFNNFKKTHQFEDFTKVSKKDFQKIIMLAWGTMYAMCLGDKSGCCKASCIHNQLKG
- a CDS encoding conjugal transfer protein TraL; this encodes MAAINMILQGKGGVGKSFTASLLSQYLLDRDQLVGCFDADPVNATLTAYASLKATKIEIMEGDSINSRLFDTMIEKLIQLPDKAFAVIDSGASTFVPLAAYMSENNVADFLKDSGHNLTLHTLITGGQAEGDTIQGLASLMNGFPDTPITIWVNPFFGQIDFDNHKLAKANWDQGGTTIVLPTYKKETFGYDLELMLKSRLTFAQAINSGKFNIMAKQRLKIARDEIWNILDESGLIIEAQEQQE
- a CDS encoding TrbC/VirB2 family protein codes for the protein MKKYLPLLIPTFLFIGVITFVDSVFASTISEFETPAETLMETLRGPWAKSVAILMILAAAFVMWFKKDDLDGMTKGFLVVVCIISVLALAEPIIDTLFTFGTGALI
- a CDS encoding VirB3 family type IV secretion system protein produces the protein MRRIAIHRSLHRADLIMGIERDLLFPIGIAAGVLIVSSGNRPWQILIGLIILSVGFTLARKANKKEPILSKVFRQHVRHKKFYPAKDSPQLPHKSIHYDAMGRKEKGLQSLLQYAVMADNGIILCKNGSFLVGYEITTRDTDSSTDTELENFSTSISASLKNLGDGFTLHFDCIRSPEDYYPDKNENHFPDKITRAIDDERRIYFKKGKHFRTTHYLFITWKPDISAQKMDSFLYTEEKDEHQRKKGDDPGVKALKTFQNNLVEIEDRLSLSFRLQKLKDTFSQNGIYSELLEIINFIVTGERHKIKLPKIPMYLDYLLSSQDVTGGIVPKIADKYISVVAIDGFPAESYPMMLSGLDSLSIPYRFNTRYICMDQWTALQQIENYRKGWSQKIIGFFDKLLNNAKAKPNKDAALMAEDAEEAYLINQSGFVGFGYFSGNIILLNEDKELLQTQTRDIRKVVLSQGFAARVETLNALEGWLGTHPANNYSNLRRIILHSLNLADILPLSTIYAGSAAAPCPFYTPGSPPLMYAATDGATPFRLNLHIGDLGHTLIFGPTGAGKSVLLAMIAAQFRRYKDACIFAFDKGLSMFPLVSASGGTHYHIAGDDCRLAFCPLKYIDTDAEQAWAEDWITTLAKLQKVDIKPEHRTAIHDAVTQIRNSPDQHRTLSNLYHYIQHQELKEAIQHYTNQGAMGKLLDAPADSMTLEKYTVFEIEELMNLGEENLIPVLLYIFHRIEKAFKGQPSILILDEAWIMLGHPVFQQKIREWLKVLRKANCAVVLATQSLSDARNSGLLDVLSESCPTKIFLPNQDAGKDTQKELYHGLGLNSTQVQIIAQARPKREYYVTSSLGCRLINLSLSPLALSFAGVSGKEDIAAIKNLINEYGSEWPKQWLHARNIKISKI